The genomic window TACCGTATCTAATTACCAAtgcttactttttatattacacGTACATGtctctataattaattaacgaaaaaaataacAGAGAAAGTCcttattgtataaatttcatatacaataatcgtatttatttgtttaaacatGCACATTGCATTTAAATACCACACAATAATATAAtcttcttatttatattaaaatatatttgcgaaaaaaaatttgtgaggAACGCATACTtagaaaaaactaatttaaattttcgaGTTTGCGCGATAAAAGCAAATTTGAGCACCTACagaattttaatatctttttacattttttttaacaactcttaagaacttaacttttgagaagaataagaagagaaaaaagGCATACCTCATCGAGCTGCAAACACTTGCCCCACTCGAGCAACGTGATCTTGTGATCGTTGTTGGTGTCGCAGGAGTCAAGGAAGGGTGCGATGCAATGTTCGAGAGCCATCAAAGGCGCCCTGATCGGGAACAGCTCGTGCCTGGACACCGTTCGATCGTGTGGGTGGCCGTCCAGGTCGCACCACTTCCAGATGGCTGCGTTCGCCCAGCGCAAAGTGTGATTGGTCTCAGCTTCGCGTTGCATCTTCAGATAATGTGACGGCAGTTCCTGACGATCTGCCAAATCGCGCATGATGTTAAAGAGCCAGTCGCGCATTCGCCTGGGAAAATCGGACATATCCTCCTCCTTACACATCTGCgcattttaaaaagaatttattaataataaaggtaTGGCGTAATTGAAAATGttgcattttgatattttattattatattttattatttggcaGGATCGGGTAGTAACTAgtgaaaaagttaaaagttaaatgataaagttaataacttttaactttaatcttctAACAGGAGGTTGTTCCAAATGAGGATCTGAAGattcaggaaaattttaaattttaaattagtctTTCGCAAATTCAGACATGtatgaaaaaagtgaaaaacatttcagatcaaataattgtgaaatcgtTTTCTGAAATATTGGTTTTAagtaattcaaaaaattactgATTTAATGTCATTTCTGTCTTTCACACGAATTTCTggtttaatatgaataatgcttttcaaaataaatttttaatttaatttaaattaatttaatgttaacttttaattagttctttgttcatataatttaatttgatttaatttaattgtaattaaattgattttacaaCTCATTATCTTTaacttcatttaattttaaaacattaatttacctAACGctattatatgatataataatttattctcagttagaaattgttaaaatagaTAGGTCAGTTAACCAACGATTGCTTAATTATGGTTTActgcatgaaaataatataCGGTGCTGCATGAGGAGCGTTCCGTCACATTTGCGACGGAATGATACTTACAGGCATCTGTCGGCACTCGCCGTAGTACTCGATATGGACATGTTGATAGTCGGGGCCTCTGCACCTGGCGTCACCAGTGTCGCAGAAGCAACGTGACTGGTAGACCTCGCAGTCGCTGCCAAACGTCTCGTTGTAATTGGTACAGACCTTGCGACGCGGATCAACCTCCTGGTTGCAGAGCTCCACGCAAACGCACTCGGCCGTGCCTTCGTCCGTCGTCTGAAATCGAAGAAAGTTTACTTATCTTTTTATTCCAGTCTATTTCAAAAAGAATacggataaataaatattaaaatttatgcattCTTGATATAAAAACCTGAAAATTTAATTCAGTACGAATACCAAGAAACTACTTATCTAATATAT from Solenopsis invicta isolate M01_SB chromosome 2, UNIL_Sinv_3.0, whole genome shotgun sequence includes these protein-coding regions:
- the LOC105197504 gene encoding SPARC isoform X1 → MRSSPLRPCVPLSAARLRVRSQCRSSDRFGKGYSFLDLSCRGREPSERDKRRKSTREIAMSTKLQLLLVALLLAVLIVDVSAQRKRKYRRRTTTTEAPVQDEIMNMLEADEIAEEAATAEEAEVTLENGRNEAGSKQRLLQDPCVDKHCGAGRVCKTTDEGTAECVCVELCNQEVDPRRKVCTNYNETFGSDCEVYQSRCFCDTGDARCRGPDYQHVHIEYYGECRQMPMCKEEDMSDFPRRMRDWLFNIMRDLADRQELPSHYLKMQREAETNHTLRWANAAIWKWCDLDGHPHDRTVSRHELFPIRAPLMALEHCIAPFLDSCDTNNDHKITLLEWGKCLQLDEDDIEDKCDELAEANLEQ
- the LOC105197504 gene encoding SPARC isoform X2, which encodes MSTKLQLLLVALLLAVLIVDVSAQRKRKYRRRTTTTEAPVQDEIMNMLEADEIAEEAATAEEAEVTLENGRNEAGSKQRLLQDPCVDKHCGAGRVCKTTDEGTAECVCVELCNQEVDPRRKVCTNYNETFGSDCEVYQSRCFCDTGDARCRGPDYQHVHIEYYGECRQMPMCKEEDMSDFPRRMRDWLFNIMRDLADRQELPSHYLKMQREAETNHTLRWANAAIWKWCDLDGHPHDRTVSRHELFPIRAPLMALEHCIAPFLDSCDTNNDHKITLLEWGKCLQLDEDDIEDKCDELAEANLEQ